A genomic window from Plutella xylostella chromosome 23, ilPluXylo3.1, whole genome shotgun sequence includes:
- the LOC105393946 gene encoding uncharacterized protein LOC105393946, giving the protein MCSVFAVFALAAVATGEIQSAFHKVELSDEKTPYDYVKERLDAIGADARSGLPLSNSYEVEESVDYPDEEIQGAASTILNTGVGGIGQGIGLGGYGGIGNIGLGQGLGLGLGGLGGIGAGGLGGVGGVGVGGVGGAGVGGIGLGGVGGVGIGNGGIGLIHPGYAGLGVGNIGLGGLGGGLLYNPQLINQQVGGGYVDKKAYDEAQKKGADQNVEKIEKKAEEEIKHDQQGFQAAAAAAKGEKGDSSFYKDEEAKKKAAGDEKFYEGGQKFDKHGANEEVHKKAKSHKKGHVSKGFKSSSSKNEEEKSETFYDEAHDEADHKVAGQNAGSFGENAQQGFKGAHEEKVLDANAQGKEGHHVSAQQFDDTKANKGEFLQKDYKGGAEQLEKYNNLGAHSVHGHQEASGGFQQNKGGVLGIH; this is encoded by the exons ATGTGTTCAGTGTTTGCGGTGTTTGCCCTGGCGGCGGTCGCCACGGGGGAGATTCAAAGTGCTTTCCATAAAGTGGAGTTGTCTGATGAGAAGACTCCTTACGACTACGTGAAGGAACGCCTGGATGCGATCGGAGCCGATGCAAGATCCGGACTGCCGCTTTCCAACTCTTACGAGGTAGAAGAAAGTGTAGACTACCCCGACGAAGAGATTCAAGGAGCGGCGTCAACGATCCTGAACACTGGGGTTGGTGGCATCGGACAGGGGATCGGCCTTGGTGGATATGGCGGCATTGGGAACATTGGACTTGGTCAAGGATTGGGGCTCGGTTTAGGGGGCCTTGGTGGTATCGGGGCTGGAGGTTTAGGGGGAGTCGGAGGTGTGGGAGTAGGAGGTGTTGGGGGCGCTGGAGTGGGTGGAATAGGACTCGGTGGCGTAGGGGGTGTAGGCATCGGCAATGGCGGTATCGGCCTTATCCACCCTGGATACGCTGGACTGGGCGTCGGCAACATTGGTCTCGGGGGTCTTGGAGGTGGCCTTCTGTACAACCCGCAGTTAATCAATCAACAAGTTGGCGGTGGCTACGTAGACAAAAAAGCCTACGACGAAGCCCAGAAGAAAGGTGCTGATCAAAATGTGGAGAAAATAGAGAAGAAAGCTGAAGAGGAGATCAAGCATGATCAGCAAGGGTTCCAAGCGGCTGCTGCTGCGGCCAAGGGTGAAAAGGGAGACTCCAGCTTTTACAAAGACGAGGAAGCCAAGAAAAAGGCAGCAGGCGATGAAAAGTTCTATGAAGGAGGACAGAAATTCGACAAACATG GTGCAAACGaggaagtgcacaaaaaagcCAAAAGCCACAAGAAAGGGCACGTGAGCAAGGGCTTCAAATCTTCAAGCAGCAAGAACGAAGAGGAGAAATCTGAGACCTTCTACGACGAAGCTCATGACGAGGCTGATCACAAGGTGGCTGGGCAGAATGCTGGCTCGTTTGGGGAGAATGCTCAGCAAGGGTTCAAGGGTGCTCATGAGGAGAAGGTGCTGGATGCCAACGCGCAAGGGAAGGAGGGGCACCATGTGTCCGCGCAACAGTTCGACGATACTAAGGCTAATAAG GGAGAATTCCTGCAAAAGGACTACAAAGGGGGTGCAGAACAACTGGAGAAATACAACAACCTGGGAGCCCACTCGGTGCACGGTCATCAGGAGGCTAGCGGAGGCTTCCAGCAAAACAAGGGAGGCGTCCTCGGCATACATTGA